CACCGCAGGAGCTCGCGGAGGCGGACGGGATCCTCTTCGGGTTCCCCACGCGCTTCGGCATGATGGCGGCGCAGATGAAGGCCTTCTTCGACGCCACCGGCGGCCTGTGGCGGGAGCAGAGCCTGGCCGGCAAGCCCGCCGGCATCTTCTACAGCACCGGCACCCAGGGCGGCGGGCAGGAGACCACGCCGTGAGTCGTCGCTGGAACCTGAACTCTCTCCTCCTCCACGATCCATCTCAGGAACGGGTGGGGACAGCCGGGTAGCTAGTATGTGATGCGTGCTGACGTTTTCGCTTGGTCAGGCTGACGGCGGTGACGCAGCTGACGCACCACGGGATGGTGTTCGTGCCGGTGGGGTACACGTTCGGCGCCAAGATGTTCGGCATGGACAGCGTGCAGGGCGGCAGCCCGTACGGCGCCGGCACGTTCGCCGGGGACGGCTCGCGGTGGCCCACggaggtggagctggagcaCGCCTTCCACCAGGGCAAGTACTTCGCCGGCATCGCCAAGAGGCTCAAGGGCGGCTCCGCCTGATGGCTCGCGCGCCATCTAtcgtcaccggcggcggcgcggcggcgatcgcCATGCCCTTGCTCGCGCGGAGCTGCGCCTACATATACGTACCATGTTCTTGTGGATCTTGTTCGCCACTCTATACGGCGGCTAGTGATTCGGTCGGTCTTATCGTGGTCTTGATTGAACTGCTCGTGGATTGGATTAGGTATGCGGATTGTGCATTTGTGCTTGATATACCAGGGTATGATCGTATCACCGTTGATCTTTTATTTGTCTTATTTTTCGAGCTGTTCCTAGATGAAATAAGATCATACaataagccccccccccccccccccccccccccccgcccgccCGCTTGGGTTACCATTAAACGGAAGAAACACCATGCCGGTTTCGGCCCACTAACCAGCCCACGTCCTTTAGATTAGACCCACATGATATTTTGCCTCTGTCTAGTTTCATCCCTCAAGGGCTAAGGCTATGGGATACACTTATGTCTGTAAGctaatctaaaaaaaaacttatgTATGTAAGCACGTTTTTAAGTCCAAATATGCATATCAAGGTTTCATAGATAATGACTATAAACAATAGAGATAATGACAATCCAACATATGGAGTTATGCAAACACTCAACATCCAGctatgaatctaaaaaaaaaaacatacagcTATGCTACATAAGTATACATAGCCAATTATCATGCAAAACTTATATAGATACATAATCATCAAAGATTTATATGTACGAGGGGGACAGAAAGTGAATGAACCCAACCATGATGAATTACTTGGTGCCCCTTATACAATAAGTAAATCATTATTGGGATGTAAGGTCAAAATCAAGGTGACATATATGTGAGGGGTTTATCGATTTCCCCGGAATGTATTGATTATTATTGATTAGATTATGCGTCACAAAAGGTACAAAATAAAACTAGAAGATAGTAACATTATAAGAAAACAGGTTCATCTTCCTTGCTACTCGTAAGAAATGTAATGCTCATTGACACATTATTTGTGTAAAAGAAATGGTGTTTTGTGGGACGAGATATATTAAATTAATGCACAGAGAGTTATGAGAAAATTATGAAAACATATTTATACCCACATCAAATCAAAAGTGAAAAATTGTTTTGAACAATTACTTTTACTTTTAAGTATGCTAAACATATATAAAACATAGAAAAGTTATTATATAGCTCCTTCCGATCACAAATATAAGACACTTTTAGGTTTgttctatatttttttagaactGACCATCAAATAGCTTAATGTTCAAAAGTTTTGCAAAGTTGAAGCAACTAGATCCTTCATGAAAAGTACTATGATAATATATAACTTATTCTATtcaaaataatatatttttacaCATACTGTTAGTTACTCAAAGTTTCACCTTATAGAccgtgtcatcaaatggagaatCCTGAAAACTACATTTTAAGAAAACTCatattattttttgaaattttattttaaatattAAAAAGGGCACTCGTAGTCAAAGTTTAAACGTGTAATCCGAAATGACACTTACTTAAGAGCGGAGATACCAAGGGAGTAGCGAGGAGTACGATGGCGTATTATCCATGCTGCGAAAGATTTCAATTTACAAATCCTTTTTGATAACTTTTCCAATGGGAAAACACATCACGCTAGGTAGGGTGTGGGGGTGGTAGCAAAGGCATTTTTTCAATTTTAAATTAGTATCTAGCAACTAGGTATGCTTTTGAATAAGTTATTACACAATGTACTTGTTTAATAATTCGTGATGATAACTTCTACGGAAAAGGCTAACTGCTCACTATGCTTGCAAAGCTGACCTCTCCTTTTTGCTTCCAAGTTTTAGCACCATCCCACCATCCTCCACCCCAACCCGTCAATGCATAGATACTACCAATAACAAATAACATTATTCTTTGGAAAGCTGCTTAATTACTATATGTACTACTGTAATAGCATATGATTCTCTTTTGAACCTGTCCCATCAAATATATCCTTCTTAGCCTTAGAATACTTGTGTGTAGGCAAGTGCACCTGGTCTTTCGGCTTATTCCCCTATTCTGATTGAATTTCTTCTATTCAATCCAGCTAAACACGTGACCAGTCAGGTTTTTCATTTACTTTTGCTTTAACACCACTGACATAAGAATATGGCTTACACAAATATACCTGCTCTCAGAGGCGGAGCCAgaaatttattttttcattattagagGGGTCAACTATGctaatttatagaaaaatttaatcaaaatttaaatattCAATGCAAAATCGGGGACCATAGGGGGgccaagcccccccccccccctacgcCCCTGCATGCTCTCTACCTAGAGCTACATGCATGTCTGTCTCTACCGAAATGTGCCCCCAAAGATAGGGTGCCAGAACTCAGGCGCAGTCTCGCTCGCCACCACCGCATAAGTGCTCGCCACTGGGACGAGGCACAGCCCTTGGCTTCCCAGGTCCTCCTTCGCCTCACTGCAGCCCTCCATGATCTGATAGAAAACCTTGTTAATTTAAGGGGAAAACTGAAATTTGTACTTGGTATGAGGAAATAAGGAACCAAAAATCCGAATAACATTTGGGGAGAAAGAATTCTGAATGTACTAACGTTACACTAAAAATGATGCTTAGAAACTGGCAATGTGTATACCTGTTGTTGCTGTAGCTGCTGCACAGGGCGTCCACACCTCAGATACGGAGAGCTCAGGGACTGCAGGAGGGGTCGGTTCATTAGCTCAAACCACGCAAAATTTGCAGATTGAAGACATGTATTAACCATGATTTTGTTCAGTCATTTGATCATGGTGAGCTGTAAATCCATATACTTACTGCTACTTGATCGTGCAGGAACCTGATGTATtcgggccttgtttggttgctTTGTGCTAATCCCTagcacaaattttttttccatgcatggagtactaaacaaaatttatttacaaaacctttttagggatgggtgtaactttttgcgacgaatctaatgacggtaattaatccataatcggctacagtgatgctacagtaactatcgtctaatcgtgcggtcaaaggcctcattagattcgtcttgcgaattAGTGCAGGGGTTGTGGAATTAATTTTGCAAactgacttcatttaatactagtaattattggtcaaagttcTCTAGCACAAATTGTGctagggaaccaaacagggcctagatGGCCTCGTGAAGCACCGATGCAGTATCCGTCTAAAAATCCGCGGATGTGGTGGATCGAAAATGGTGATACATCAGCTTGGAATGAGAATTTTTCTCAAGCGAAATTCAAAGGATCGGATGACGAACAAGAGAGCAACCGAAATTGgggaagaaaatagaaaagggtTACCTTTCCAAAAGGCGAGACCAGTTGCTGGAGCGCAGTGATTCTGTCCCCGAGCTTCTCTTTCCTCACCTGCCCGCGGGGAATAATCAAAGGCAATCATAATCCAATCGATGATCATCATAGCTAACGAGAACGTGTATCTTAGCCTGAATTGCATGTTGAGCTGGAAATCAAAAGTTGTCGGGATAATTGAAGGTGGAAGATGATATAATCTCTTCCGATTGCGtcacaggccggccggccggtgcccGGTGCCCGGTGCACACCTTGAAGGTCGGCAAGGGGGATGGCGTCGCGATCCGGGGCTTCTTACTTCTCGTCGTCGCCGAGGAGCAAGTGTC
The nucleotide sequence above comes from Panicum virgatum strain AP13 chromosome 3K, P.virgatum_v5, whole genome shotgun sequence. Encoded proteins:
- the LOC120698222 gene encoding NAD(P)H dehydrogenase (quinone) FQR1-like, with protein sequence MAVKVYVVFYSTYGHVAKLAEEIKKGAASVEGVEVKIWQVPEILSDEVLGKMGAPPKTDAPVITPQELAEADGILFGFPTRFGMMAAQMKAFFDATGGLWREQSLAGKPAGIFYSTGTQGGGQETTPLTAVTQLTHHGMVFVPVGYTFGAKMFGMDSVQGGSPYGAGTFAGDGSRWPTEVELEHAFHQGKYFAGIAKRLKGGSA